In the genome of Drosophila yakuba strain Tai18E2 chromosome 3R, Prin_Dyak_Tai18E2_2.1, whole genome shotgun sequence, one region contains:
- the LOC6536779 gene encoding probable cytochrome P450 313a3, which produces MDTFKLLLTVAVFFWICFLWSRRRLYMLQFKVPGPIGLPLLGAAFEYLIIYKRKIGIRTKYMDTYGSTCMLWFGPTPIIMTRDPKIAEEIFMSPDCLNRSSLLSKPIASSTGDGIMSLAGSKWAERRKNLNPTFKQNVLLSFLPIFNAESKNLVAFLDSLVGQGEKKVQDDIVRWSFRIATQTTVGTDVKQEAAFKNDSVLRSFETLMKIIVMNVVLPFTHNKLISTLSGFHMEKASAQTKINKMIGTIVDNKLVSKPKSDSHPEFSSVINKTLELHRNGEMSVDEVRSECGSMVAAAFETTGVTVFHALTLLAMFPEHQDTIYQELKELFPMAGDFEVTYDDLQRMVYLERVLSEALRLIPSVPFTPRETTKDFRLSTGVVIPKGLTIAVDIFATHRNRDHWGPNPSMFNPDHFLPDNVRDRHPYAYIPFSKGRRNCIGWKYGLMSSKLALSKILRNYKVSTSYRYEDLEFVDNMGMKLAQSPGLEFHRRT; this is translated from the exons ATGGATACGTTTAAACTGCTCTTAACTGTGGCAGTGTTTTTCTGGATATGCTTCCTATGGAGTCGTCGCAGGCTCTATATGCTACAATTTAAGGTGCCAGGACCCATAGGACTTCCACTTCTGGGCGCTGCCTTCGAGTACCTGATCATCTATAAAC GTAAAATCGGCATACGGACCAAGTATATGGATACTTACGGTTCAACGTGTATGTTGTGGTTTGGACCCACGCCAATAATAATGACACGGGATCCAAAGATTGCCGAGGAAATCTTCATGTCCCCAGATTGCCTCAATAGGAGCTCCCTACTTTCCAAACCGATTGCTAGCTCTACAGGAGATGGCATAATGTCATTAGCAG gATCCAAGTGGGCTGAACGGCGCAAGAACTTGAATCCCACATTCAAGCAAAATGTTTTGCTGAGTTTTCTTCCCATTTTCAATGCTGAGTCGAAAAATTTGGTGGCCTTTCTGGACTCATTAGTCGGTCAGGGTGAAAAAAAGGTTCAAGATGATATAGTAAGATGGTCGTTTAGAATAGCCACTC AAACCACAGTAGGAACTGATGTGAAGCAAGAAGCGGCCTTCAAGAACGATTCAGTTTTGAGAAGTTTCGAGAC GCTAATGAAAATTATCGTCATGAATGTTGTGTTGCCATTCACGCACAACAAGCTAATTTCAACGCTGAGCGGATTTCATATGGAGAAAGCTTCGGCCCAGACCAAAATTAACAAGATGATAGGCACA ATAGTTGACAATAAGTTAGTGTCAAAGCCAAAAAGTGACTCACATCCTGAATTTAGCTCTGTGATTAATAAGACCCTCGAACTCCATCGCAATGGAGAAATGTCCGTAGACGAGGTGCGATCCGAGTGCGGTTCTATGGTTGCCGCTGCCTTTGAGACAACTGGTGTCACGGTGTTTCACGCCCTCACCCTGCTGGCCATGTTCCCGGAGCACCAGGATACGATCTATCAGGAGCTCAAGGAGCTGTTTCCCATGGCCGGCGACTTTGAGGTGACCTACGACGATTTGCAGAGAATGGTTTATCTGGAGCGGGTGTTAAGCGAAGCCTTGCGCTTGATTCCATCTGTTCCATTTACACCGAGAGAAACAACCAAGGATTTCCGGCTATCCACTGGGGTGGTCATTCCAAAAGGACTCACCATCGCGGTCGACATTTTTGCCACCCATCGCAACCGGGATCATTGGGGTCCCAACCCATCTATGTTCAACCCAGATCACTTTCTGCCCGACAATGTGCGCGATAGGCATCCTTACGCTTACATTCCATTTTCGAAGGGAAGGCGAAATTGTATAG GTTGGAAATACGGATTGATGTCATCCAAGCTTGCTTTGTCTAAGATACTTAGAAACTACAAAGTAAGCACTTCTTATCGATACGAAGATCTCGAATTCGTTGACAACATGGGAATGAAACTGGCTCAATCGCCTGGACTAGAATTTCATCGTCGGACTTAG